In the Caballeronia sp. NK8 genome, CATCTGCGCGAGCGAGCGGCGTATCGCGGCCTGCTCCCGCTTGCGGTCGATGAGGCCGAAGCGCGCATAGCGCCCGATCACCGGCAGCGACACGTTCTCGCCGCCGGGCAAGCGCAGGAACAGCCCTTCGGTCTTGCGGTCCTCCGGCAGGAAGCTCGTCGATACGCCGGCCTTCAGCGAATCCGCTGTGCAGGTGAGCGTGACCGGCTTGCCATCGATACGTATCTCGCCATCGTCGATATAAGTCGCGCCGAACAGGGCCTCGAACAGCTCGCGCTGACCCATGCCCTGCAGCGCCGCGATGCCGTGCACTTCGCCGGGCTTCACGGCGAGATCGAAATCGGTCACGACGCCATCGACGCGAACATTGCGCGTCTCGATCGCGGGCGTCGCGTCGAGCTTCACTGAAGCGACTTTCGGCGGATACTTCGCCTCCATCGAGCGGCCGATGACGAGGCGGATCACTTCGTCGTCGGAGATATCGGCGGCGTCGAACGCGCCCACGTCGCGGCCATTGCGATACACCGTGAGGCTGTCGCAGAACTCACGCACTTCCTGCATGCGATGCGAGATGAACACGAAGGTCACGCCGCTCGCCTTCATTTCGTCGATGCGCCTCGAAAGCCACGCGACATCGCGGCCCGACAGCGCGGAAGTCGGTTCGTCGAGCAGCAACACTTGCGGAGCGCGCACGATCGCCTTCGCAATTTCGATCTTCTGCCGCACCGGCAAGGACAGATCGCGGATATATGCGCCCGGGCGCACGTCGGACAGTTCGAGTCTGTCGAGCCATTCCGCCGCCTGCCGCTGCGCGTCGCGCTTTTTGATGCGCCCGAGAAAACCCGTCGGCTCGTACGACATCAACAGGTTCTGCGCAACCGTGAGATCGCGCACGAGCGTCATCTCCTGAAACGCCGTCTGCACACCCGCGCGATGTGCGTCTTTCGGGCTTTTCATCGTCACGTCGCGGCCCAATACGCGGATGCTGCCCGCATCGGGCTGCATCAATCCCGATAGCAGCTTGACCGTGGTGGACTTGCCCGCGCCGTTCTCGCCGAGCAGCGCATGCACCGCGCCGCGTTTCACCGAGAACGACGCGCCATCGAGCGCGACGGTCGCGCCGAAGCGCTTCGTCACCTTCGACAGATCGATCGCCAATGATGCGTCGTTCATCGTCATGCCTCGACCTCAGTCCTGATTACCCGTCAGGGCCGCGTTGAAGCCCACTTCCTTCGTATCTTCCGAGTAGATGTCCGCGAACCAGCCCGGCGGCACCTTGTCCGGCGGGAACGCGGTGCAGCCCGCCTTCAGCTCGTCGATGCTGCCGGTCTTGCAGAGCTTCGATTCCGAGGTCAGCACGAGCGGCAGCTTGAGCGTCACGCGCGCGGGGAAGTCGCCGCCGTCGAGTTTCTTCACGGCCATCTTGAGCGCCATCGCGCCGGAATAGGGCGGCGCGCCGTACGAGATCGAGCGATAGCCGATCGAGCGATACCCGCCCTGCCCCTTCACCTCGCCCGGCGGCAGCATCTGCACGCGATGCCCGTTCGACGATTCGCCCGCGCACGGCTTGATCTTGTCGTCGGCGATGCCCGCTTCGAGTTGCATCGACGCCGCCGTGAAGCAGCCCACCTGCATCCACAGGCCGTCGATCTTGTCCCAGCTGTTGGTAGCGAGAATCTTCGAGAGCTCGGTCTTCGCGGTCGCCTGGCTCCACATGCCCGTGCCTTCCGCCACGATCTTGATGCCCGGAAACTTCGCGAACACGGCCTTCGCCGCCTCGGTGCGCGCGCGGTCCACGGACGTGCCCGGCACGCCCGTGATCATCACGACATTGCCCTTGCCGTTGATGGTTTTCGCGAGCCATTCGGCGGTGACGGTGCCGGCCTGATGCTGGTCGATCGTCACGTTGTGCGCGCACGGCTCGGTCACTTCGCCGTCATACGCCGCAACGACGACACCCTTCGAGCACGCGTTCTTGATCGCGCGATTGAGCGCCGTCGGCGAGATCGGATAGATGACGATGGCCTTCGCGCCCGCCTGCACCATCGAGTTGATCTGCTGAATCTGCTTCTGCGCGTCGGTGCCGGCGACCTGCACTTCGAGGTCGACCTTGTCCTTCAGGGCGGGCGTGTTGGCCATCGCCTTGACCATGTTCGCGGCTTCCGTCTGCCAGTCGTTGCCGACATAGCTCATCGACAAGAAGATCTTGTACTTGCCGGCCGCGTGCGCCTGCCCCGACACGGCGAGCGCCGCCGCGAACGCGAGGCCGAGCGCGGCCCGTCCCGCATGACGAATCGACTGCGTCAATGCTTTCATGTCTTCCTCCGGTCTTCGTATGGTTATGAAGCGGGCGCTGCTAGCTTCGAACGTGCGGCAGACGCGCACTTGCGGGCAACGCGATACCCGCGCTGCCGGGCACGACGTTCGGGTCGTGTCCGGGTATGACGAAATCGGCGATCTGGCGGATACGCGACAGCGAGCCGATCTCCGCGAGCGTTTCATGCACGATGCCCACCGGCACGAGATCGACGATGTTCTCCATGCAGTTCGCGCAATCACCCGCGATCAGCACGACGCCTTCTTCCGTATCGACCGCGACGGATTGATGCCCCGGCGTATGACCCGGCGTCGGCACGACGCGCACGCCGGGCACGATATCGGTCAGGCCGTTGACGAACTGCCAGCGGAAATACGCGAGCGGCTCGCGCCCGATCAGGAACTCCTGGTAGTACGTGGCCTGAGTCGGCAGCGGATGACCCGCGTATTCCCACTCCGCCGCCTGCACGATGAAGCGCGCATTCTTGAAGAGCGTATTGCCGCCGGAATGGTCGTAATGCAGATGCGTGTTGATGACGATATCCACTTCGTCCGCGCTCCAGCCGACGTATTCCTTCAGCGCGCGTTCGAGCTTTTCTTCCGGCGCCTGATCGCACGGGCACACGAAGCTGGAGACCCAGCCCGGATCGTGGATGCCCGTATCGACGACGATCTTCTTCTGCGCGCCGACGATCGCCGTCGACCACACCGGCACTTTCATCTGCTGTCCGAAGTAGCGGCCATACACCTGCGACGAGCGATCGACGGTGAGCCAGCCCGTCGGCATCGCGACTACTTTGAGCCTGGCGTTCACGATGCCCTCCGTCTCAGAAGTTGGTGTCGCTCGCGCCTTTCAGCTTGAGCATCTCGCGCGCTTCGGCGGGCGTCGCGATATCGAGCGACAGCCCTTCGATCACCTGCCGGATCTTCTTCACCTGCGCCGCGCTCGATTCGGCCAGCTTGCCCGGTTCGATCCACAGCGAGTCCTCGAGACCGACGCGCACATTCGATCCCTGCGCGACGCCGATCGAACCGAGCGGGATCTGATGACGCCCCGCGCCAAGTATCGACCACACGTAGTCGCTGCCGAAGAGACGATCCGCCGTGCGCTTCATATGCGCGAGGTCTTCGGGATGCGGTCCGATGCCGCCCAGCAAACCGAACACGCTCTGCACGAAGAACGGCGGCTTGACGAGCCCGCGATCGACGAAGTGCGCGAGGTTGTACAAATGCGAGATGTCGTAGCATTCGTGCTCGAAACGCGTGCCGTTGTCGCTGCACGAAGTGAGGATGTATTCGATATCCGCGAACGTGTTCTTGAACACCAGATCGCGGCTATTCTCCAGATGCTTGCGCTCCCACTCGTACTTCAAGTCCTTGAAGCGCTCCAGCATCGGATAGAGGCCGAAGTTCATCGAGCCCATGTTGAGCGATGCGACTTCCGGCTTGAAGTGATGCGCCGGCTTCAGACGCTCCGCTACCGTCATGTGCGGACTGCCGCCCGTCGTGATGTTGATGACCGCATCGGTATTGGCCTTGATGCGCGGCAGGAATTCCTGAAACACGGCGGGGTCCTGGGTCGGATGGCCGTCGTTGGGATCGCGTGCGTGCAGATGCAGAATCGCGGCGCCTTCCTGCGCCGCAGCGAGCGCCGCATCGCCGATCTGCTGCGGCGTCAGCGGCAGATACGGCGACATCGAAGGCGTATGGATCGCCCCGGTCGGCGCGCATGTGATGATGACCTTGCGTTTCGTTGCCATGTGATCCTCGTTGTTTTAAAGGACTTCCACGTTGCCGCAGACCGAGATCGCCTGTCCCGAGATGCCGCTGCCCGCGGGCGAGCACAGAAAGAGCGCGGTGGCCGCGACTTCCTCGGGCGTCGTCATGCGGCGCAGCGAAACCTTCTCGAGATACTGCTTCTCCATCTCTTCATAGGAGAGGTTCAGTTGCTTCGCGCGCGCGGCGATCACGCGTTCGATGCGCGGCCCTTTCACGATGCCCGGCTGAATCGCATTGACGCGGATATTCGACGGCCCCAGTTCGATCGCGAGGCTCTTGGTCATGCCGACGACCGCCCACTTCGTCGCCGCATAGGGCGTGCGAAACGCGTAGCCGAGCCGTCCCGCCACCGATGACAACGCGATGATCGTCCCGCCACCGTGCGCCTCGCGCAGAAGCGGCACTGCGCGGCGCGCGAAATAGAACTGCGCATTCAGATTCACGTCGACGGTCTGCTCCCACTCGTTCACGTCGATCTCGTCGATGCCACCGGTCGGCCCCGCGATGCCCGCGTTGTTCACGAGCACATCGAGTCCGCCGAGTTCGTTCTGCACGTCGAGGAACACGCGCTCGACCGCATCCTTGTCCGACACATCCGCGAGCGTCGAAGTAATCGCATTGCACTCCGCGCTCGCTTCGGCTTGCGCCAGCGCATCGATCGCGTCGGGGCTCGCATCGCAGACGTGCACGCGCGCCCCCGCATCGACGAACGCGCGCGCGATCACGAGCCCGATGCCCGACGCGCCGCCCGTCACGAGCACGCGCAAGCCCGCGTGCGGTTTCAGCATCTGAAGAACCGTCATGCCTGTCTCCTTTTCTTGTTGTCGTTGCCGTGCTACTCAGGTACGACTCAGGCGCTTGCTTCGTTCGACATGTCGCCGTTTTGCAGGCGCTCCTGCAGATCGGCGGCCGCATCGCCAATATCTTCTTCAATGCCGGCGCGCGCGCCTTCTCCGTCGCCTTTCCAGAGCGCTTCGACGATATGGCGATGCGCGGCCATCGAACGGCGCATATGGGGAATGTCGGGTGCGACGAGATTCAGGAACGGGCCGATTCGCATCCAGAGGTTCTGGATCGTCGAGAGCGTCAGATCGCTCGCGCCGTGCGTATAAATGGCGATATGGAATTCGAAGTTGCTGCGCAGATACGCGGGTACGTCGCCCGCTTCGACATGCGCGTCCATCGTGTCGAAGATCGCCTGCAAGGCTTCGAGATGCGCGCGCGTCATGCGCGATGCCGCGCGCTTCGCAACCGCCCCTTCCAGTGCGATGCGCACGTCGCGCAGTTCGTCGAGCAGGTCGAGCGTCATCGGCGGCACCATCAACGCGCGGCCGGGGCCGTCGATCAATGCGCCTTCCGCCTGCAGGCGCGTGAGCGCGGCGCGCACCGGCATGGTCGAAGAGCCGACTGCCTCCGCGACACTGCGCAGGCTCAGCAACTGTCCGGGCGCAAAGCGGCCCGTCATGATCGCCTGCCGGAGCTGCGCGTGGACGCGGCCGGCCATCGTTTCGCGTGCAACTAATTCGAGCGCGGGTAAGTCCGTCGTCGAGCGTGTCGCCACTCTCTGCCTCCGTTCTTTCGTTCGGCTGCTGCGATGCGTTTTATGTGACCTGTGATCACACTTCAGTGGCTAAAGTTTCTGACGCGTGGGCGCGCGAGTCAACCTCGAATTGCTAGGTGAAAACGCGGACTCAAAGGCCGGTTTGTTCGAGCATGGTGCGGACGGCCGGTGAAACGTAGGATCGCGCAGCCTGAATGGCAGACGCATCGAGATGGTCGCGGTAGTGATTGGCGAGATAGGCCAGACGGTCGACGACGACGCCGGGAACTATCGATGTGTTTTGCCCAAAGTCCATGACATTGGCGACGACGAGTCGGTCGACTGCGCGCATGGTGTCGAGGAAGCTGTCGGTGAAAGGCGGATCGAACCGTTCCCACATGGCCACGATCAGATCGATGTCACGCGCAGCGAGGCTCGGATACCAGACCGACAAGACGCGACACCGAAATTTTCGAAGACCCGGGCGTGCAAGGTCCTCTCGTGTCTTGGTGAAATTGCCGCTGTGGTTCCTGTGCTCGGTCAGCACCTCATCGACATTGGCAAGCTGTCCGCCCGCGATCATGACCGACACGGCGTAGTCCAGGTCCTCGGCGCTGCCCGCGTCGTCGTCGAAGCGGATGCGGTGCTCACGAACGAACGAGCGCCGCACCATGAGCGTGCCGCCGCTCAACGTGTTGAAACCCTCGAACAGGCGAGCTTTGAGATCGGCGTCTCCCAGCGTGCAATACGCGACGCTGCCATCCGGAACGCCGTCGCCGAATACGCGAGCGTGCGATCCGGCTGCAGCCAGACGCCTGCTTTCCCTGAACGCCTCGACCTGGACGGCGAACCGCGTGGGAAGCGCCCGATCGTCGGAGTCGAGACGCGCGATGAACTCGCCTCGCGCCGCGTCGAAGCCGGCGTTCGACGCGATGCTGATGCCCTCGTTCCGGTCGAAGCGGATCAGGCGAATGCGGCGGTCGTCGCCGGCGGCCTGACGCGCGGCGGCCAGGGTTTGATCGGCGGAGCCATCGTCCACGACGATGAGTTCCCAGTCTTCGAAGGTCTGAGCCTGGATCGAAGCAATCGCTTCGCCTATGAGCGATTCCGCGTTGAAAGCGGGAATGACGGCGGTGACGAGGGGCGAGGAATACACGATCGCTGGTCCGGAAAGTTTTGCGGGACAGACCGCTCGGCGGCTGCGGGATAGCCGCGCAATTGTGCCGCAATCCACCCGCGATAGTTCGCGTTTATCAGCCGATGCAACCTTTTTGACGCATGTAACCAGATATTGACGTCAATTTGCAAAACCATGCAATCGCGGCGACCAATCCTTCGGAATCCCGATCATGTGAACCTGTCCGACACCGCCCGCTGAATCTCCTCGAACGCGACCGGCTTCACGAGATGATGATCGAAGCCCGCTTCCTTCGAACGCTGCCGGTCATGCGCCTGCCCGTATCCCGTCACCGCGATCAGCAACGCATCGGCGGTTGCGGGCCGCGCGCGCATCTCGCCGGCAAGGCGGTATCCATCCATACCCGGCAGGCCGATATCGAGCAGCACGATCTGCGGCGCGAAGATATCGGATAGTGCGAGCGCTTCGATCGCGTCGTGCGCCGTGCGCACGTCGAAGCCGTCCGCTTCGAGCAGGAGCGCCATCGCGGTGGCCGCATCCACGCTGTCGTCGACGAGCAGCACGCGCCTGCCGCCTGCCACGCTCGCGGGCATCTGCGCGACGCCCTGCGCGGCCACCTGCGCATCCTTCGCGAGCGGCAGCCACACGATGAACTCGCTGCCCGCCTGCGGTCCCGCCGAATACGCCTCGATGCGCCCGCCCTGCAGTTCGACGAGCGTCTTCGCGAGCGGCAGGCCGATGCCGAGCCCGCCCTCCGAGCGTTCGAGCGACGTCTCCGACTGCACGAACAGATCGAAGATATGCGGCAGCATGTCGGGCGCGATGCCGATGCCCCGGTCGCGCACGACGATGCGTACCTCATCGCCGAACTGTGCGGTTTCGATCGCGATCTCGCCTTCTTCCAGGCTGTACTTCGACGCATTCGACAGCAGGTTGCCGAACACCTGCGCGAGCCGCACGTTGTCGCCGACGATATAGAACGGCGCATCCGGCAGATTCACCGTCAACGTATGACGCTTTCTGTCGAACGCGGGCTGCACGGTCTCGATCGCCGCCGCGATCGCCGCGGCGAGATCCACGGTCTCCTGGCGCAGCGTGATCTTGCCCTGCGTGATGCGCGCGACATCGAGCAGATCGTCGACGAGACGGCTCAGATGCCGCACCTGTCTGTCGATGATCGCGCGCACCGTGGCGAAATGCTGCACCGACGGTTCGCGATGAGGGTCGAGCAAGTCCACCGCGTTGCGGATCGGCGCGAGCGGATTGCGCAGTTCGTGCGCGAGCATCGCGAGGAACTCGTCCTTGCGGCGATCCGCTTCACGCAACAGCAATTCGGCGGCCTTGCGCTCGGAGATATCGTTGACGATGCCCGCGATGCGATACGGCCGCGCCGGATGTCCCGCCGCGCCGTGCACCGGAAACGCGCGCTCCGCCACCCAGCGCGGGCCGCCGCTCGCGCGCACGATGCGATATTCCACCTGATACGGCGTACCGTTCGCGAGCAGTTGCCGGTACGCATCGGCAACGTGACCGCGATCCAGCGGAAGGATATCGCCGGACCAGTGATCCGGCCCGGGCACGGGCGCGGGCGCGCCGCCGCCGGTATCGAAGAGACGCGCGTAGGCCGGGCTCACATACAGCAGTTCGCCGGACGTGGGATCGAGCATCCAGAATACGTCGTCGATATTTTCGGCGAGCTGGCGAAAACGCTCCTCGCTCTCGCGCAGCGCGTTTTCCGCGAGCCGCACGCGCAACAAGGCACGCACATGCGCGATCAGCTCAGCCGGCTCGACCGGCTCGGTCAGATAACTATCCGCGCCGCCTTCGAGACCGCGAATGCGATCGAGGCTGTGCACGGCCGCCGCCGATGTCTGCAACACGAGCGCGCTCGCGGTCTCCGGCGACGCCTTGATCTGCCGGCACACTTCGAGCCCGTTGATGTCGGGCAGCTTCACGTCGAGCAGCACGAGATCGGGCGCTTCGGCGCGCACGCGTTCCAGCGCGGCAGTGCCGGTCGCGGCCTCGATCACGTTGAAGCCCGCGCGCGACAGGATGCGCGTTTTCGCATAGCGCGCGCCGTCGTTGTCGTCGACGTTGAGGATGAGCACCTCGCTCCAGTCGCTTCTCATGATGCCCGCCCCTTGCCCGTAACCACATCCAGCACGCGAGGCAGTTCGCCGCCGCCCACCGGCTTGCCGATGAACGCGGTCGCGCCCAGCGCCTGCGCTTCATGGCGATCGTCGCCCTCGCCGAGCACGACGATCGGAATGCTGCGCGTCGCGGCCTGTGCGCGCAGCGCCGCGAGCCAGATCCACGCTTCCGATGGCGCGGGCCGCACCGCGAGCAGCAGCGCGGCAGGCTGCGTGTGCACGAGCAGGCGGCCGGCTTCGTCGAGCGTCGCGGCGCTCATCGAGCGATACGGCGATTCGCGCAGCGCCGCTTCGCAATCGAGCCGCTCGACCGGATTGCTCGCGACGATCAGCACGGCGGGCCGCGTGTCGCTTGCCGCATGACGCGCCGCGTCGAAGTCCGCGCCGTAGTGCGCCGGAATCGTCGCGCTGAAGACCGAGCCGCGCCCGGCCTCGCTCGTGAGCGACACATCGCCGCCGAGCAGCTTGCAGAGCTTGCGGCACAACGGCAATCCGAGACCCGTGCCCTTCGTGTATTGCTGAAGGCGATTCTCGACCTGACCGAACTCTTCGAACACGACTTGCTGATGCTCGGGCGCGATGCCGATGCCCGTATCGGCGACGGAGAACGTGATGAGCCGGCGCGTCTCGTCATAGCTCGCGCTGACGCGCACTTCGCCGCGCTCGGTGAACTTGAGCGCGTTCGACACGAAGTTACGCAACACCTGCGCGACCTTGGCTTCGTCGGTGCGGATGGGCGGCAGGCCTTCGCACGAATCGAACACGAGCTCCACCGCGCCGCCCGGCGACAACGGCCGCAGCATGCCGCGCAGCGCCGAGAACAAGGTATCGACTTCGAATTCGGCGGGACGCACTTCGATCTTGCCCGCTTCGATCTTCGCGAGATCGAGCAGATCGTCGACCGTTTCCGACAGATCTTCCGCTGCCTTGCGGATGAAGCGCACCTGCTTTTCCTGTTCTTCGGTCAGCTCGCCGTCGATACGTTCCAGCAGCAGCTTCGACAGCGCGCGGATCGACGAGAGCGGCGTGCGGAACTCGTGACTCATGTTCGAGAGGAAGCGCGACTTCGATTCGTCCGCGCGGCGCAGATGATCGGCGCGCGCATCGAGTTCCGCGTAAAGCGCGACGACACCGCGATTGGTGTCTTCGAGTTCGCGCGTGAGGCGCGTCAGTTCTTCCTGACGCTCGCGCAGATCGGCGAGCGCGGCGATCAGCTCGCGGTTCTGGCGTTGCAGCTCGGCGGCGGTGTCCTGACTCGATGGACGCGAGAGGACGAGCTTCACCGCTTGCACGTCGCACGGCGCGCCGTCGGGCAATGCCTTTTCCAGCGAGATCGACGTGACGCCGTTCGCTTCATCGGCGATCGCGCACTGGTCCATCAGGCGCTGCGCGGCGAGCAGGCCGAGCGCGGCTTGCGAGTCGTCGTGATGCATCGCGCGCAGCCGTTCGCCCGCGCCTGCGCCCGCCAGAAAACGCACGACGAAGCGCGCCGGACGCGCGGCGTCATCGACGAGAAATTCGGCGCGCGCCGCCGGTCCCGCGATCAGCACGGTGCGCGCGGCTTCGAGCACGGACGTGGCAATGCGCGTCTGATCCTGCGCCGAAAAGCCGAGCGCCGCGCTCGCGTCGCGCGCCTTCACGCGGGCCGCGACGATATCGCGCTCGTCTTCGATGCCCATCGCGTAGAGCGGCTGCATCATCGTGCGCCTCCGGACACGCGCGCGACGAACACGGTGACGTCGTCGCGGCCGCGCGTGAAGTCGCGGTACAGCACCGCCGCGACGAGCGCCGGATGCCGCATCGCGAGTCCCGGATAGCGCGCGAGATCCCAGCGCGAGGTGAGCCCGTCCGAATGCAGCACGACGAGCGCGTTCGGCGGATACGGCACATCGAACAGTTGCGCGCGCCGCGCCGCATGCCCGACGATGCCTGCATGCGACACCAGATGCCTGTGCGACGCTTCGCTCCACACGCTCGCCGAGATATTGCCGATGCCCGCGAACGTCACCGGCATGTCATTCACCGACGCTGACGCCGGCATGCGCGCGATGCCGACCGCCGCGCCGCGCGTCGGACGCAGCGCCGCGTTGGCGGCTTCCATGATGTGGTCGAGCGGCAGATCGCCATTCGCGGCGAGCGCCTTCGCCGCTTCGATCGCGGCGACATGCGCGAGCGGACCGTGGCCGAGGCCATCGGCGACGAGCACGGTGAATTCGTCCTGATTCGCGTGACACGCCCAGGCATCGCCGCTGACGGTTTCGGTTTGCAGCGGCAGGTTCACGACGCCATACGTCAGCGGCGCCGCCGGCAGGTTCGCCGCGCGCGGCGCATTCCAGAACACGACGCGCAGCACGGTGCCGCGCCCCGGCGCGCTCCAGATGTCGAGCTCGCCGGAAAGACGCTCGATCGCGCCCATGCCGTTGCCGGGACTGCCCGCGGTCGTGTAGCCATCCTCGAAGCAGCGGTGCAGATCGGCGATGCCCGGGCCGCTGTCGATGCACAGCACTTCGATGCCGTAGCGCTGCGCGTCTGCGTTCTTGTCGACGAGCGGCCGCACGAGCAGCTCGCCGCGCTGTGCGTGCTTGAGCAGGTTCGTGCCGCACTCGGTGACGACGATCGCGAGCTCGCCCGCCGTCGTCTCGTTGAAACCGAGCCCGCGCGCGAGTTCGCCGATCGAGCGCCGCGCGTAGGCGATCTGGCTCGCCTCGGCGATCTCGTAGCGCTGCTGCGCGGCCATCGATTCCTTCAGAACGGTTTCCATTTGGTGATCGAGACGTGCGTGCCTTCTCCTGGCGCCGAGCGGATATCGAACTCGTCGCACAGGCGTTTCGCGCCGCCGAGGCCGAGGCCCAGGCCGCTGCCCGACGTGAAGCCATCGGAGAGCGCGCGTTGAATGTCCGGAATACCGGGACCGTTGTCGACGAATTCGAGTCTGAGGCCGCGGCGGCCATTGCGCTCGACGAGATAGCAATGCACGTCGCCGCCGCCACCGTAGATGAGCGTATTGCGTGCCAGCTCGCTCGCGGCGGTCACGAACTTGGTCTGATCGATGAGCGACAGCCCCTGCGCGACGGCCTTCTCGCGCACGAACTGGCGCAACCGCACGATCTGCTCGTCGGAGCGGATCGGCAGCGTGTCGGGCGGCGACGAGGACGTCGGCGCGGCTGTGGAGTTGAGGATCATCATGGCATCGTGTGCAGGCGGCCTCAGGCCATGCCGTTTTTCGCGAGAAGCGCCATGCCCTTCTCCACGTTGAGCGCCGTGCGCACGCCCGAGAGCGTGAGCCCGAGCTCGACCAGCGTGATCGCCACCGAGGGCTGCATGCCGACCACGACCGTTTCCGCATCGAGCACGCGCGCCATCGCCGCCGTGTTGCCGATCATGCGTCCGATGAACGAATCCACCACGTCGAGCGAAGAGATGTCGATCAGCACGCCGCGCGCGTTGTCCTTTACGATGCGGCTCGTCAGATCGTCCTGCAGCGTGAGCGCGAGCCGGTCGTGCATGTCCACCTGAATGGTGACGAGCAGGAGCTTGCCCATCGTGAGAATCGGAATGCGTTCCATCGCTTGAGGCCCCGTTCAGTGCTTCGAGTGGCGCGATGCGCCGTCATTCCGCTTGCAGCGAATCGAATCCATCGCCCGGACGGCCGCCGCGCGGCGCGTCGTGCGCGAGCCCCGCCGACACCGACTTGCCCGTGCGCTGCAGCGCGACGACGAACGCCGACGCGAGCGTCGCCTTGGTCGTCACGTTCGAGAGGTTCACGCCGAGATGCACGATGGTCTGCGCGATCTGCGGGCGAATGCCGCTGATGATGCAGTCCGCGCCCATCAGCCGCGCCGCCGCGACCGTCTTCAGCAAGTGTTGTGCGACGAGCGTATCGACGGTCGGCACGCCGGTGATGTCGATGATCGCAATCGCCGCGCCCGTCTCGACGATCTTCTGCAGCAGGTTTTCCATCACGACCTGCGTGCGCGCGGAATCGAGCGTGCCGATGAGCGGCAGCGCGAGCACGCCGTCCCACAACTGCACGACGGGCGTCGACAGTTCGAGGAGTTCCTGCTGCTGACGCACGATGACCTGTTCCCGGCTCGCCTGGAAGACTTCGGTCGTGAAGAGGCCGAGTTCGTCGAAGAGCGTGCTGATGGTCCAGGTGAGATCGGCGAGGGTCGCGGGATCGTCGGCGAGCGAGTCGCGCAGGCGCACGAAGAGCGGCTGCTTGAGCGAGAACACGAACATCGCCGTCTCGACCGGCGAGAAGCCCTGACGCGCGCGCTGGCCGGACATGTCCGCGAGAAACGAGCGCACGTCCTGCCACGCGGGCAGTTTGAAATCGACGCGCTCGGACGTACTGAGCACCGTCACCAGAAGCGAGATGAATTGCGTGAACTGATTGCGCAATT is a window encoding:
- a CDS encoding sugar ABC transporter substrate-binding protein, whose protein sequence is MKALTQSIRHAGRAALGLAFAAALAVSGQAHAAGKYKIFLSMSYVGNDWQTEAANMVKAMANTPALKDKVDLEVQVAGTDAQKQIQQINSMVQAGAKAIVIYPISPTALNRAIKNACSKGVVVAAYDGEVTEPCAHNVTIDQHQAGTVTAEWLAKTINGKGNVVMITGVPGTSVDRARTEAAKAVFAKFPGIKIVAEGTGMWSQATAKTELSKILATNSWDKIDGLWMQVGCFTAASMQLEAGIADDKIKPCAGESSNGHRVQMLPPGEVKGQGGYRSIGYRSISYGAPPYSGAMALKMAVKKLDGGDFPARVTLKLPLVLTSESKLCKTGSIDELKAGCTAFPPDKVPPGWFADIYSEDTKEVGFNAALTGNQD
- a CDS encoding GntR family transcriptional regulator; translated protein: MAGRVHAQLRQAIMTGRFAPGQLLSLRSVAEAVGSSTMPVRAALTRLQAEGALIDGPGRALMVPPMTLDLLDELRDVRIALEGAVAKRAASRMTRAHLEALQAIFDTMDAHVEAGDVPAYLRSNFEFHIAIYTHGASDLTLSTIQNLWMRIGPFLNLVAPDIPHMRRSMAAHRHIVEALWKGDGEGARAGIEEDIGDAAADLQERLQNGDMSNEASA
- a CDS encoding 3-keto-5-aminohexanoate cleavage protein is translated as MATKRKVIITCAPTGAIHTPSMSPYLPLTPQQIGDAALAAAQEGAAILHLHARDPNDGHPTQDPAVFQEFLPRIKANTDAVINITTGGSPHMTVAERLKPAHHFKPEVASLNMGSMNFGLYPMLERFKDLKYEWERKHLENSRDLVFKNTFADIEYILTSCSDNGTRFEHECYDISHLYNLAHFVDRGLVKPPFFVQSVFGLLGGIGPHPEDLAHMKRTADRLFGSDYVWSILGAGRHQIPLGSIGVAQGSNVRVGLEDSLWIEPGKLAESSAAQVKKIRQVIEGLSLDIATPAEAREMLKLKGASDTNF
- a CDS encoding SDR family oxidoreductase, yielding MTVLQMLKPHAGLRVLVTGGASGIGLVIARAFVDAGARVHVCDASPDAIDALAQAEASAECNAITSTLADVSDKDAVERVFLDVQNELGGLDVLVNNAGIAGPTGGIDEIDVNEWEQTVDVNLNAQFYFARRAVPLLREAHGGGTIIALSSVAGRLGYAFRTPYAATKWAVVGMTKSLAIELGPSNIRVNAIQPGIVKGPRIERVIAARAKQLNLSYEEMEKQYLEKVSLRRMTTPEEVAATALFLCSPAGSGISGQAISVCGNVEVL
- a CDS encoding N-acyl homoserine lactonase family protein, with translation MNARLKVVAMPTGWLTVDRSSQVYGRYFGQQMKVPVWSTAIVGAQKKIVVDTGIHDPGWVSSFVCPCDQAPEEKLERALKEYVGWSADEVDIVINTHLHYDHSGGNTLFKNARFIVQAAEWEYAGHPLPTQATYYQEFLIGREPLAYFRWQFVNGLTDIVPGVRVVPTPGHTPGHQSVAVDTEEGVVLIAGDCANCMENIVDLVPVGIVHETLAEIGSLSRIRQIADFVIPGHDPNVVPGSAGIALPASARLPHVRS
- a CDS encoding sugar ABC transporter ATP-binding protein, producing the protein MNDASLAIDLSKVTKRFGATVALDGASFSVKRGAVHALLGENGAGKSTTVKLLSGLMQPDAGSIRVLGRDVTMKSPKDAHRAGVQTAFQEMTLVRDLTVAQNLLMSYEPTGFLGRIKKRDAQRQAAEWLDRLELSDVRPGAYIRDLSLPVRQKIEIAKAIVRAPQVLLLDEPTSALSGRDVAWLSRRIDEMKASGVTFVFISHRMQEVREFCDSLTVYRNGRDVGAFDAADISDDEVIRLVIGRSMEAKYPPKVASVKLDATPAIETRNVRVDGVVTDFDLAVKPGEVHGIAALQGMGQRELFEALFGATYIDDGEIRIDGKPVTLTCTADSLKAGVSTSFLPEDRKTEGLFLRLPGGENVSLPVIGRYARFGLIDRKREQAAIRRSLAQMEVNPRALYKPCLSFSGGNQQKIAMAKWLLTQSRVWLMFDPTRGIDVGTKHQIFVLMRAFAAAGGAVLFYSTDVPELVNVCDRVSVMYRGRNVGELSGDALTEENVMRKMLSS
- a CDS encoding glycosyltransferase family 2 protein, whose product is MDCGTIARLSRSRRAVCPAKLSGPAIVYSSPLVTAVIPAFNAESLIGEAIASIQAQTFEDWELIVVDDGSADQTLAAARQAAGDDRRIRLIRFDRNEGISIASNAGFDAARGEFIARLDSDDRALPTRFAVQVEAFRESRRLAAAGSHARVFGDGVPDGSVAYCTLGDADLKARLFEGFNTLSGGTLMVRRSFVREHRIRFDDDAGSAEDLDYAVSVMIAGGQLANVDEVLTEHRNHSGNFTKTREDLARPGLRKFRCRVLSVWYPSLAARDIDLIVAMWERFDPPFTDSFLDTMRAVDRLVVANVMDFGQNTSIVPGVVVDRLAYLANHYRDHLDASAIQAARSYVSPAVRTMLEQTGL